The Methanothrix soehngenii GP6 genome has a window encoding:
- the tes gene encoding tetraether lipid synthase Tes, which produces MNGKTPLIARTVSSLCPVCLEVISARIFQEDEAVMIEKHCEEHGDFKDIYWSDAAIYRRFMSYWSDGLRINKSSKTSHGCPLDCGLCENHKSGTLLGIIDVTSRCNLSCPICFADAGNDKNEPTIGQIASMMQVLRDQIPVPCPAIQFSGGEPTMRVDLPDIVYLAKTMGFAQILLATNGLVLASRPDLCHELIQSGLSTVYLQFDGVTPEPYEAIRGVNLLPQKLRAIENLRQAGNLSTVLVPTLVKGTNDGQAGDIVRFASKKLDIIKGVNFQPVSFAGRIDQEERTAKRITIPDVLALLEDQTNNEITRDDFYPIPFVKPISHLIEAETGISQPVFMAHPCCGAGTYIYCQGGHMIPITRFLDVEGLMENVRQRVADFDGSRLGRLKMKGWILKDVPRFIDGAMVPDNLNLKKLILNVFIEGAREALIDFHTRFLFIGIMHFQDLYNMDLERLERCAIHYALPDGRLIPFCSYNSIHRCDPLGGKSFAKM; this is translated from the coding sequence ATGAATGGCAAAACGCCCCTCATTGCCAGAACCGTCTCGTCCCTATGCCCTGTCTGCTTGGAAGTTATATCCGCTCGCATATTTCAAGAGGATGAGGCAGTCATGATCGAGAAGCATTGCGAGGAGCATGGTGATTTTAAAGATATCTACTGGTCAGATGCAGCCATTTACAGAAGGTTCATGAGCTATTGGTCCGATGGCTTAAGGATCAATAAGTCCAGCAAGACAAGTCATGGCTGTCCTCTGGATTGCGGTTTATGCGAGAATCATAAATCTGGAACTCTCTTGGGGATCATCGATGTTACCAGCAGGTGTAACCTTTCTTGTCCGATATGCTTTGCCGATGCTGGGAATGATAAGAATGAGCCTACTATAGGCCAGATAGCATCAATGATGCAGGTTCTAAGGGACCAAATACCAGTACCCTGTCCTGCAATTCAGTTCTCTGGCGGCGAGCCTACAATGAGGGTTGACCTACCTGATATTGTCTACCTGGCAAAAACGATGGGCTTCGCCCAGATCCTGTTGGCAACTAATGGACTAGTGCTTGCTTCCAGGCCAGATCTATGCCATGAGCTTATCCAAAGTGGGCTTTCTACAGTCTATCTGCAGTTTGACGGCGTCACTCCAGAGCCCTATGAAGCTATTAGGGGCGTAAACCTTCTGCCTCAAAAGCTTCGCGCCATAGAGAACCTGCGTCAGGCAGGGAATTTGAGCACAGTGCTGGTTCCTACTCTAGTCAAGGGCACAAATGACGGCCAGGCAGGAGATATAGTTAGATTTGCATCTAAAAAACTTGATATCATCAAGGGTGTAAACTTCCAACCGGTTTCCTTTGCCGGCAGGATCGATCAGGAAGAGAGGACGGCTAAGAGGATTACCATACCCGATGTTCTTGCACTCCTGGAGGATCAGACGAACAACGAGATAACTCGAGATGACTTTTATCCGATTCCCTTTGTCAAACCCATATCCCATTTAATAGAGGCTGAAACGGGCATATCTCAACCGGTTTTTATGGCCCATCCCTGTTGTGGTGCCGGCACATACATCTATTGCCAAGGCGGCCACATGATTCCCATCACCAGGTTCCTGGACGTTGAAGGACTCATGGAGAACGTCAGACAGAGGGTGGCGGACTTCGATGGATCAAGGCTTGGAAGGCTCAAGATGAAAGGATGGATACTCAAGGATGTTCCCAGGTTTATAGATGGAGCCATGGTCCCAGATAACCTGAATCTCAAGAAATTGATCCTGAATGTGTTCATAGAGGGTGCCAGAGAGGCTTTGATCGATTTCCACACTAGATTTCTCTTCATTGGGATAATGCACTTCCAGGATCTATACAACATGGATTTGGAAAGGCTTGAGAGGTGTGCCATACACTATGCTCTGCCTGATGGAAGGCTCATTCCCTTCTGTTCTTACAATTCTATTCACCGTTGTGATCCCTTAGGAGGAAAAAGTTTTGCAAAGATGTAG
- a CDS encoding glycosyltransferase family 4 protein, whose protein sequence is MRVGIFSWESLYSVKIGGIAPHVSELSEALVKRGHEVHIFTRRGDFDVYDIINGVHYHRVAIENLGNIVFQMDKMCDALFESFERAQKIFGKFDIIHGHDWHPVKALNRIKSDYGLRYILTLHSSEWGRNGNYFGDDISKEISHREWLGGYESQQMIVTTRRMQDELMQIYSIPESKITIIPNGIIRRKTPQILDAGRVKERYGISPITPMVFFCGRMSIQKGPDLLVESIPLILKNRGDVKFIFIGEGSMRTECERRAWELGIGEACRFLGYVSGPTKEEVLNACDLVCIPSRNEPFGIVVLEAWDACKPVVATEAVSIINNFEDGLLAYVQPESIAWCINRLLDSPDEMKKLAYEGYNRIDAEFRWDSIASKTEDVYNEALKRYNTSDLQSSSSRRRPEL, encoded by the coding sequence ATGAGAGTAGGTATATTTTCCTGGGAGAGTTTGTATTCAGTAAAAATCGGTGGAATAGCACCTCATGTGTCTGAGCTGTCCGAAGCACTGGTGAAAAGAGGCCACGAGGTACATATCTTTACCCGTCGCGGTGACTTCGATGTCTATGATATAATCAATGGGGTCCATTATCATAGGGTTGCCATAGAAAACTTGGGAAACATAGTTTTCCAGATGGACAAGATGTGTGATGCTCTCTTTGAGAGCTTTGAGCGTGCTCAAAAGATATTCGGAAAGTTCGATATAATCCATGGTCACGATTGGCATCCTGTTAAGGCCCTAAACCGCATAAAGAGCGACTACGGCCTTCGGTATATCCTTACTTTACATAGCAGCGAATGGGGAAGAAATGGAAACTATTTTGGCGATGACATTTCCAAGGAGATATCTCACAGAGAATGGCTCGGAGGTTACGAATCACAGCAGATGATCGTAACAACAAGGCGCATGCAAGACGAACTCATGCAGATATATTCTATTCCAGAGAGCAAGATCACCATTATACCCAACGGCATTATCAGGAGAAAGACCCCGCAAATTCTTGATGCAGGAAGGGTGAAGGAGAGATATGGCATCTCTCCAATCACGCCGATGGTATTCTTTTGTGGCCGGATGAGCATTCAGAAGGGACCGGATTTGCTAGTGGAGTCAATTCCTCTCATACTCAAGAACCGCGGTGATGTAAAGTTCATTTTCATCGGAGAGGGGAGCATGAGGACTGAATGCGAGCGCAGGGCCTGGGAGTTGGGTATCGGTGAAGCTTGCAGATTCTTGGGTTATGTCAGCGGTCCTACGAAGGAAGAAGTCTTGAATGCCTGCGATCTTGTATGTATTCCGAGCAGAAATGAACCTTTTGGAATTGTAGTTTTAGAGGCATGGGACGCCTGCAAACCAGTTGTCGCTACTGAGGCGGTCAGTATAATAAATAATTTCGAAGATGGACTGTTGGCCTACGTCCAACCTGAGTCCATAGCTTGGTGCATCAACCGCCTGCTCGATAGTCCAGATGAAATGAAAAAGCTGGCCTATGAAGGCTACAACCGGATCGACGCCGAATTCAGATGGGATAGCATCGCCTCGAAGACGGAAGATGTATACAACGAAGCCTTAAAGCGATATAATACGAGTGATCTCCAATCATCATCTAGCCGCAGAAGGCCGGAGTTATAA
- a CDS encoding GbsR/MarR family transcriptional regulator, with product MEGEASNRDIRRHIINACIQWARIKGYSDSAGYLRGLAISAKDPVTLDELVQDTGYSKSTVSLNMNQLKNLGLVKRVVIPGDKRHLYAPITDPETIKTNMLDAITKEVQLFCEALNKTESDILAGRDDAKYLLERIASLRQSYEMGKKAIDFLRKQSLDEIKESLE from the coding sequence ATGGAAGGTGAGGCTTCGAATCGGGATATAAGGAGGCATATCATAAATGCCTGTATCCAGTGGGCCAGGATCAAGGGATATAGCGACTCTGCGGGTTATCTCAGGGGTTTGGCGATTTCGGCCAAAGATCCAGTGACTTTAGATGAACTGGTGCAGGACACCGGCTACAGTAAGTCAACTGTGAGTTTAAATATGAACCAATTGAAGAACCTGGGATTAGTTAAGCGTGTTGTGATACCCGGAGATAAAAGGCATCTATATGCACCGATTACTGATCCGGAAACCATCAAAACTAATATGCTGGACGCCATTACCAAAGAGGTGCAGCTCTTTTGCGAGGCCCTAAACAAGACAGAATCAGACATATTGGCTGGCAGAGATGATGCAAAGTATCTGCTGGAGAGAATTGCTTCTCTTAGGCAATCCTATGAAATGGGAAAGAAAGCGATAGACTTCCTGAGAAAGCAATCTTTGGATGAGATAAAGGAATCGTTGGAGTGA
- a CDS encoding RDD family protein → MDEIIVLSSWGDRFWAWLIDVLLICLIWYKIIIVLEVGVFTISGILLLSSLLFIYWTSLEGYRGQSVGKMFLKIAVTGPYGEQIRFRDAAAESFGKAFLLPVDVLMSLILFQRSRQRLFNKISNTIVINRTEIE, encoded by the coding sequence ATGGATGAGATAATAGTATTGTCAAGCTGGGGAGATCGTTTCTGGGCCTGGTTGATCGATGTCCTTCTTATCTGTCTTATATGGTACAAAATCATAATCGTCTTAGAGGTAGGAGTTTTCACCATTAGTGGAATATTGCTTCTATCTTCTCTGTTGTTCATTTATTGGACTTCACTGGAAGGCTACAGAGGTCAATCGGTGGGGAAGATGTTCCTTAAGATAGCTGTAACAGGACCTTATGGAGAGCAAATTCGGTTTAGAGATGCGGCTGCAGAGTCATTTGGAAAGGCATTTCTGCTTCCCGTTGACGTCCTAATGTCTTTGATTCTCTTTCAAAGGAGCAGGCAGCGCTTGTTCAATAAGATATCTAATACCATCGTCATCAACCGGACGGAAATAGAATAG
- a CDS encoding COG1361 S-layer family protein, which yields MEIKFAIALAIMLTLLAPVLAQNSYIPLELGGDNYYTMYGSPDISASISGTDEFKRGDTVTLYLDLTNYGRIIGFKQDQMPQNSKEYALASAELEEENKKPTALGITTTLVSRAPQIEVKSGDQVVESLKSGDKTQFPLKFTIKIGEHAPAGEYPLHLNMTYDYQDNVRVYASKLVTEGGTSTFSNYRVSYIYQKANQTVPVTIRVKKQADFVIQNTTAELMVGGKKQEIHATYRNIGEDPVRDAVARLSIFKPFSSTDDQAFIGNLEPGNETTVLFRMDVDSDATTKDYGISSEIKYTDLNGDTVISESMKIPVVVKAASSSLLLPAVIVLIIIVAAGGYMYRKKQKKA from the coding sequence ATGGAAATTAAGTTTGCGATAGCTTTGGCTATCATGTTGACACTCCTGGCTCCGGTATTAGCCCAGAACAGCTACATACCCCTGGAGCTTGGCGGGGACAATTACTATACCATGTACGGCAGTCCGGACATATCCGCGAGCATCTCCGGCACAGATGAGTTCAAGCGGGGGGATACCGTCACCCTCTATCTTGATCTGACCAACTACGGCCGGATCATTGGCTTCAAGCAGGACCAGATGCCCCAGAATTCCAAGGAATATGCCCTTGCCAGTGCAGAGCTGGAGGAGGAGAACAAGAAGCCCACTGCTCTGGGGATTACCACTACCCTGGTCTCCCGGGCCCCTCAGATCGAGGTGAAGTCAGGCGACCAGGTGGTCGAGTCGCTCAAGTCAGGCGACAAGACCCAGTTCCCTCTCAAGTTCACCATAAAGATCGGGGAGCATGCTCCTGCCGGAGAGTATCCACTCCACTTGAACATGACTTATGACTATCAGGATAACGTCCGGGTTTATGCCTCCAAGCTAGTCACCGAGGGGGGCACGTCCACATTCTCCAACTACCGGGTCTCTTATATCTACCAGAAGGCCAACCAGACGGTTCCCGTCACCATCCGGGTCAAGAAGCAGGCGGACTTCGTCATCCAGAACACCACTGCTGAACTTATGGTCGGGGGCAAGAAGCAGGAGATCCATGCCACCTACAGGAATATCGGCGAGGACCCGGTGAGGGATGCCGTGGCCAGGCTTTCCATCTTCAAGCCCTTCTCCTCCACCGATGATCAGGCCTTCATCGGGAATTTGGAGCCGGGAAATGAGACCACTGTCCTCTTCCGGATGGATGTCGACTCCGATGCTACAACGAAGGATTACGGCATAAGCAGCGAGATCAAATATACGGACCTCAATGGCGACACAGTCATCTCGGAAAGCATGAAGATACCAGTGGTTGTCAAAGCCGCCTCCTCATCCCTGCTTCTGCCTGCGGTGATTGTTCTCATTATCATAGTCGCAGCCGGTGGATACATGTACCGAAAGAAGCAGAAAAAGGCCTAA
- a CDS encoding efflux RND transporter permease subunit — protein MIGLERLGVWITKNPVIIIAVAVLLTLVSVHYAQQIESTGMTTESFVSKDSSLYQLYDHLYQENFGADGNIILIEGDNVAKADALSASLRLSDHTKMIPNVISVQSIADIVADAEYQSSGIRRIPSQERIDEILADAGSSVQGLMPDSRHTRMIVGMPTTATLTESQRGELLAEISSAVDFAEFPAGYSTTVTGDPSFQAAIQEVMNNSNGSVLLLCGLLMIVALLLVFRHVRWPLLPLPIVLLGIIWTVGAMGFFHIPMGMVTFAAFPIMIGLGIDYAIQFHNRIDEELIKGKSSVEAAISTVNHVAIPVAIAVTVTEAGFIALLSSTVPSINDFGKVCMIGLVMCYLSALFVNTTVLYLSERKSPRKKKAEGHSEDGSAIGAFIENVANFCVGRWKAVLAVALILALAGNYADTMVPIETDTKNYIPQDLSPLIDLNHMKAFFGGTDSLKFLVQADDVTDPHNLRWMDDFSNYLLTSREDRTESVTSIATYVKEAGGGEIPDDRTQIREIIASLPEAVQDTYLSGHNLAIVDVNIGDAQTNLGTEGMARLIKSYEDDLAWMTPPPGVSVRITGQAVLMATVMDALISGRVEMSLLGLVLIFILLLAIYRDLIKALLPVLPMLVVIGWMGLVMYYGGLKYTPLTATLGALILGVGSEYAILMMERFYEELHNVGDPYEALKITANRIGSALVASGAAVIFGFAALMSSPFNIISNFGLVTVLSIVFALITTFTVFVVLMIRMEIHREVVENAKQELKKAIALINDQSRRRINGN, from the coding sequence ATGATAGGCTTGGAGCGACTCGGGGTGTGGATCACCAAGAATCCTGTAATAATCATAGCCGTAGCAGTTCTCTTGACACTGGTATCAGTTCATTATGCTCAGCAGATAGAGAGTACCGGCATGACTACAGAGAGCTTTGTGTCAAAAGATTCGTCCCTTTATCAGTTATATGACCATTTATATCAGGAAAACTTCGGCGCAGATGGCAATATAATTCTGATAGAAGGCGATAACGTGGCAAAAGCAGATGCCCTGTCGGCCAGCTTGCGCTTATCCGATCACACGAAGATGATTCCTAATGTAATCAGCGTCCAGAGCATAGCCGACATCGTTGCCGATGCTGAATATCAAAGCAGTGGCATCCGCCGTATTCCTTCTCAGGAAAGGATAGACGAGATCCTGGCTGATGCTGGCTCCTCGGTCCAGGGACTCATGCCTGACAGCAGGCATACCAGGATGATCGTGGGGATGCCCACCACAGCTACCCTGACAGAGTCACAACGTGGTGAGCTTCTTGCAGAAATAAGTAGTGCAGTTGATTTTGCAGAATTTCCCGCAGGCTATAGCACCACCGTCACGGGCGATCCCTCTTTTCAGGCCGCTATTCAAGAGGTGATGAACAACAGCAATGGCTCGGTCCTTCTCCTGTGCGGGTTGCTGATGATAGTCGCTTTGCTCCTGGTCTTCAGACATGTCAGATGGCCTCTGCTTCCTTTACCAATAGTCCTTCTGGGCATAATCTGGACCGTCGGAGCTATGGGTTTTTTTCATATACCCATGGGCATGGTCACATTTGCTGCTTTCCCCATCATGATTGGACTCGGCATAGACTATGCCATCCAGTTCCACAACCGGATAGATGAGGAGTTGATCAAAGGCAAGTCCTCTGTGGAAGCCGCCATCAGTACGGTCAACCACGTGGCCATTCCTGTGGCCATCGCCGTGACTGTAACCGAAGCAGGCTTTATCGCACTTCTCAGCTCCACCGTCCCCTCAATCAACGATTTCGGAAAGGTCTGCATGATCGGTCTTGTCATGTGCTATCTCTCCGCCCTCTTCGTGAATACAACGGTTCTTTATCTGTCAGAAAGAAAATCACCCAGAAAAAAGAAGGCAGAAGGCCATTCGGAAGATGGTTCGGCAATTGGCGCTTTCATAGAGAATGTCGCAAATTTCTGTGTCGGAAGATGGAAAGCAGTGCTGGCTGTGGCTCTGATTCTGGCCCTAGCGGGAAACTATGCCGATACGATGGTTCCCATAGAAACGGATACGAAGAACTACATTCCCCAGGACTTGTCTCCGCTGATCGATTTAAATCACATGAAAGCGTTCTTTGGCGGAACTGACTCGCTCAAATTCTTGGTTCAGGCTGACGACGTTACCGATCCGCATAATCTCAGGTGGATGGATGATTTCAGCAACTATTTGCTGACATCCAGAGAGGATAGGACTGAAAGCGTTACGAGCATAGCCACCTATGTTAAAGAGGCTGGCGGCGGGGAGATACCTGATGATAGAACCCAAATACGGGAGATAATTGCCTCCCTGCCTGAGGCCGTGCAAGATACGTACCTGAGCGGTCATAACCTGGCCATTGTGGATGTAAATATCGGCGATGCCCAGACCAACTTGGGTACGGAAGGTATGGCCCGGCTAATCAAGTCGTACGAAGACGACCTGGCCTGGATGACTCCGCCTCCTGGAGTTTCAGTTCGGATAACGGGCCAAGCAGTGCTCATGGCCACGGTTATGGATGCACTGATATCCGGTAGAGTAGAAATGTCGCTGCTGGGCCTGGTCTTGATTTTCATCCTGCTCTTAGCGATATACAGAGACCTGATCAAGGCCCTCTTGCCAGTGCTGCCCATGCTGGTAGTGATAGGCTGGATGGGATTGGTCATGTATTACGGTGGACTGAAGTACACACCCCTCACAGCCACACTGGGTGCTCTGATCTTGGGAGTAGGCTCGGAATATGCCATACTGATGATGGAGCGCTTCTATGAGGAGTTGCATAATGTTGGTGATCCTTATGAGGCGCTGAAGATCACGGCCAATCGCATAGGTTCTGCTCTGGTGGCATCGGGAGCAGCTGTCATTTTCGGATTTGCCGCTCTGATGTCATCGCCCTTCAACATCATCAGCAACTTCGGGCTGGTGACAGTGTTGTCGATTGTCTTTGCTCTCATCACCACATTCACAGTATTTGTGGTTTTAATGATTCGCATGGAAATTCACCGTGAAGTGGTGGAGAACGCTAAACAGGAACTTAAGAAAGCAATTGCGCTAATTAATGATCAATCACGGAGAAGAATCAATGGAAATTAA
- a CDS encoding GbsR/MarR family transcriptional regulator, whose product MGLLRGTLFLESESMSLDTLAEKTGYSKTTVRSNMNFLENLGMAHRVVDLAGKRRHDKQHRYALETDVEAMRPVVLSAVREEIHSILRALNQVEKNLAAHSSEAEKTSAIMRKTRQFYEEMDRVMELMNHYTLKELIEVLESKKK is encoded by the coding sequence ATGGGATTGCTCAGAGGAACTCTCTTCTTGGAAAGCGAATCCATGTCCCTTGATACGCTGGCCGAGAAGACCGGCTACAGCAAAACGACAGTGCGCTCCAATATGAACTTCCTTGAAAACCTCGGCATGGCCCATCGTGTAGTGGACCTGGCGGGCAAGCGGCGTCACGACAAGCAGCATCGCTATGCTCTGGAAACTGACGTCGAAGCGATGAGGCCGGTGGTCCTGTCTGCTGTAAGAGAGGAGATTCATTCTATCTTGCGGGCTCTCAATCAAGTAGAAAAAAATCTCGCGGCTCATAGCTCGGAGGCTGAGAAGACGAGCGCAATAATGCGCAAGACAAGGCAGTTTTATGAAGAGATGGACAGAGTCATGGAGCTAATGAATCATTACACCTTGAAAGAGCTTATCGAAGTTCTGGAGAGCAAGAAAAAGTGA
- the comD gene encoding sulfopyruvate decarboxylase subunit alpha produces the protein MSPSLAIYRGLKRAGIDFAASVPCVNLQELLTLLGEDPDIIHLPATREEEGVGLCAGAWMGGRRPALLMQNSGLGNCINALASLDMLYGIPLLIIISHRGGKGEPIVGQVPMGRLTVPLLQTLDIPYQAPASGEGEEAVVASWEEAQEKRHPAAVLLDLDYWRRA, from the coding sequence ATGTCCCCCAGCCTCGCCATCTACCGCGGCCTGAAGCGTGCCGGGATAGACTTCGCCGCCTCTGTACCCTGCGTCAACCTGCAAGAGCTCCTGACACTGCTGGGCGAAGACCCGGATATCATCCACCTTCCCGCCACCCGGGAGGAGGAGGGGGTAGGCCTGTGCGCCGGTGCCTGGATGGGAGGACGAAGGCCCGCTCTGCTCATGCAGAACTCGGGATTGGGAAACTGCATCAATGCCCTGGCCTCGCTTGACATGCTCTACGGCATTCCTCTGCTCATAATCATCAGCCACCGCGGCGGCAAGGGCGAGCCGATAGTTGGCCAGGTGCCCATGGGCCGGCTCACTGTCCCCCTTCTGCAGACCCTGGATATCCCCTACCAAGCTCCTGCAAGCGGAGAGGGTGAGGAGGCTGTGGTGGCATCCTGGGAAGAGGCCCAGGAAAAGCGTCATCCAGCAGCCGTTCTCCTGGACCTGGACTACTGGAGGCGAGCATGA
- the comE gene encoding sulfopyruvate decarboxylase subunit beta yields the protein MKRIEAIALAAESAQGQNALLISNIGFPSRELYSICDRQENFYMLGSMGMASSIGLGLALAKPKRRVMVLDGDGSVLMNLGTLATIALHGPKNFLLVILDNCCYGSTGSQPTCTCYCTDLAAVARGAGIREVEKVDDPEALTRALQGQGVVVAKVEAGNAIVPIIDLGPEQIIERFTRSALSAEPS from the coding sequence ATGAAGCGTATAGAGGCCATCGCTTTAGCAGCCGAATCCGCCCAGGGGCAAAATGCCCTATTGATCTCGAATATCGGCTTTCCCAGCCGGGAGCTGTACTCCATCTGCGACCGGCAGGAGAACTTCTATATGCTCGGCTCCATGGGCATGGCCTCTTCCATCGGCCTGGGCCTGGCCCTGGCAAAGCCCAAGAGAAGGGTGATGGTCCTTGACGGCGACGGCTCAGTTCTCATGAACCTGGGGACCCTGGCCACAATTGCCCTTCACGGCCCGAAAAACTTTCTGCTGGTGATCCTGGACAACTGCTGCTACGGCTCTACCGGCTCGCAGCCCACCTGCACCTGCTACTGCACCGACCTTGCCGCCGTCGCCCGGGGGGCAGGGATCAGAGAGGTGGAGAAGGTCGATGATCCCGAAGCTTTGACCAGGGCCCTTCAAGGGCAGGGCGTGGTGGTGGCGAAGGTGGAGGCGGGCAATGCCATCGTCCCCATAATTGACCTTGGCCCAGAGCAGATAATCGAAAGGTTCACCCGATCCGCTCTATCGGCGGAGCCATCCTGA
- a CDS encoding methanogenesis marker 16 metalloprotein → MASIVVGKEFSEILERIERSDAVVLTAEEVSRLVEDEDRSSLEEVDVVTTATRAVMSGTYAILSFPVAEPGSFQRARNVWLNGISAQVGPCPNENLGLLDLIVFGTACSRDRPDYGGGHLFRDLVEGKTIQVEVQTDEGGLLQAEAGLEDMPQARMFGSRHAFKNYSAFVNPGSRSVRTIFHARGFEPHCQGATFSGCGQINPLKCDPLLETIGIGTRILLNGAEGYVLGTGTRSSRDKPNLSGFADMHHMTAEYMGGFVTGLGPECICSLAVPIPVTSPTILEEIARRDREIALPVNDINTRTVIGQANYGDVWEDVDLEVEFDPQRCRGCKKCLVERACPMRAVRYDQEARVAIRDGSLCFHCGLCVTECPNGAFRCRLGALRMKTSSGSVRSVPVVLRQSDRLRAVKLSGELKRRILEGSFRMAPPIERIG, encoded by the coding sequence ATGGCAAGCATAGTGGTCGGAAAAGAATTCTCCGAAATACTGGAGAGGATAGAGCGGAGCGATGCGGTTGTCCTCACCGCAGAAGAGGTATCCCGTCTGGTGGAGGATGAGGATAGGTCAAGCCTCGAAGAGGTGGACGTGGTAACCACCGCTACCCGGGCGGTGATGAGCGGGACATATGCCATTCTCTCCTTTCCGGTTGCCGAGCCGGGATCCTTCCAGAGGGCGAGGAACGTTTGGCTGAACGGCATATCAGCCCAGGTGGGTCCCTGTCCTAATGAGAACCTGGGGCTACTGGATCTGATCGTATTCGGGACCGCCTGCAGCCGCGACCGGCCGGATTACGGCGGAGGCCATCTATTTCGGGATCTGGTGGAGGGGAAGACGATTCAGGTGGAGGTCCAGACGGACGAGGGAGGATTGCTGCAGGCGGAGGCGGGGCTGGAGGATATGCCCCAGGCCCGCATGTTCGGCTCCCGCCATGCCTTCAAGAACTACTCCGCTTTTGTCAATCCCGGCTCCCGGTCGGTCAGGACCATCTTTCATGCCCGGGGCTTTGAGCCTCACTGTCAGGGGGCCACATTCTCCGGCTGCGGCCAGATCAATCCCCTGAAGTGTGACCCCCTGCTGGAGACGATTGGCATTGGGACGCGCATTCTCCTCAACGGGGCAGAGGGCTACGTCCTTGGCACAGGAACCCGCAGCAGCCGCGACAAACCAAATCTATCCGGTTTTGCTGATATGCATCATATGACCGCGGAGTACATGGGCGGATTTGTCACCGGCCTGGGGCCGGAGTGCATATGCTCGTTGGCTGTGCCCATCCCCGTGACCAGCCCCACAATACTAGAAGAGATCGCTCGCAGAGATCGGGAGATCGCCCTGCCGGTAAATGACATCAACACCCGGACGGTGATAGGCCAGGCCAATTATGGGGATGTCTGGGAGGACGTGGACCTGGAGGTGGAGTTTGATCCGCAGCGGTGCAGGGGATGCAAAAAATGTCTGGTGGAGAGGGCCTGCCCCATGAGGGCCGTCCGCTACGATCAGGAGGCGCGGGTGGCCATCCGGGATGGGTCGCTCTGCTTTCATTGCGGCCTGTGCGTGACCGAATGTCCGAACGGCGCCTTCCGCTGTCGTCTGGGAGCGTTGCGGATGAAGACCTCTTCGGGAAGCGTCCGCTCTGTGCCGGTGGTCCTGCGCCAGTCGGACAGGCTCAGAGCTGTGAAGCTATCCGGGGAGCTGAAAAGAAGGATTCTGGAAGGATCGTTCAGGATGGCTCCGCCGATAGAGCGGATCGGGTGA